One segment of Triticum aestivum cultivar Chinese Spring chromosome 2A, IWGSC CS RefSeq v2.1, whole genome shotgun sequence DNA contains the following:
- the LOC123184893 gene encoding peroxidase 2, which translates to MACSDKKIAFLALLLALLGCLGRTCQASYGFPYPLLPFFQVRISSHALSLTFGHYPKVKNTCYGVETIVRDIVKEEVDRDRGIGAGLIRLFFHDCFVRGCDASVLLNTTSTPNEPTEMEGIPNKGSLRGFEVINRIKEKLEATPGCKHIVSCSDIVAFAGRDATYFLSNKVIDFEIPSGRYDGRVSLASETLPNLPPPFANITMLEAMFQNKNLTLDEMVTLSGAHSIGISHCSSFNGDRPTTMNSTLADLVTANCSSGGNPTVDQDIYTPGYLDNQYYNNVLNHEVLFKSDAALESPSTIESVKRNARYPVEWEQKFRQAMVKMGNIEVKTSMNGEIRQKCWSINY; encoded by the exons ATGGCTTGTAGTGACAAAAAGATTGCCTTCTTGGCTCTGCTGCTAGCATTGCTTGGTTGCCTGGGGCGCACGTGCCAAGCGAGCTACGGGTTTCCCTATCCGTTGCTCCCTTTCTTCCAGGTCAGAATAAGTTCTCATGCCCTGTCGCTCACCTTTGGTCACTACCCCAAGGTCAAGAACACTTGCTATGGAGTGGAGACGATCGTGAGGGACATTGTAAAGGAGGAGGTGGACCGCGACCGCGGCATCGGCGCCGGGCTCATCCGTCTCTTCTTCCACGACTGCTTTGTCCGG GGTTGTGATGCGTCGGTCCTCCTTAACACTACCAGCACGCCCAACGAGCCGACGGAGATGGAAGGCATCCCCAACAAGGGCAGTCTTCGTGGCTTCGAGGTGATCAACAGGATCAAGGAGAAGCTTGAGGCCACGCCCGGGTGCAAGCATATCGTCTCATGCTCGGACATCGTCGCCTTTGCTGGGCGCGACGCCACCTACTTCCTCAGCAACAAGGTGATAGACTTTGAAATCCCGTCTGGCCGCTACGACGGGCGCGTCTCTCTCGCCAGCGAAACCCTCCCCAATCTGCCCCCTCCCTTCGCCAACATCACGATGCTCGAGGCTATGTTCCAAAACAAGAATCTCACCCTTGACGAGATGGTCACCCTCTCCGGCGCACACTCAATCGGCATCTCCCACTGCTCGTCCTTCAACGGGGACCGCCCCACGACCATGAACTCTACATTGGCCGACTTGGTGACAGCTAACTGTAGCAGCGGCGGCAACCCTACGGTGGATCAGGACATCTACACCCCTGGATACCTGGACAACCAATACTACAACAACGTGCTTAACCACGAAGTGTTGTTCAAATCGGATGCCGCGCTCGAGTCACCCTCGACAATTGAATCCGTGAAACGAAATGCCAGGTACCCTGtagagtgggaacagaagttccggCAAGCCATGGTGAAGATGGGCAACATCGAGGTCAAGACCAGCATGAATGGGGAGATCAGACAGAAGTGCTGGTCCATCAACTACTAG